The proteins below come from a single Pseudomonas chlororaphis genomic window:
- a CDS encoding TonB-dependent receptor, producing the protein MHDTFTSNRLTLAVSLALLGLSAHAEEDTRDGALAVVTVTAEHRSEDLQKAPLAISAFDEAALEDKQIKSIRDLSGQVPNLTLSRQSISYSAQTYGIRGIGETDPIQEAAVAVYADDLYIPRAISSMLDFNDVERVEVLRGPQGTLYGRNSSAGAIRVITRDPSQETRGFFELGAGNYNAQNGRLLISGPLVDNALFGSFSAIRLTRDGTVSNPTRGEDVNNVDIQAYRGKLRFNPIDSPWDVQLTLAGTFDRGDTTSYTPFDADGRFDKFKSYSGLNPKNRLDQGSSVLRAIYSINDHLNFKSVTAYSAFNQPVDYDNSGQAALIQHSLITYKQDYATQEFQLNGDYDDFTFSTGLYLYREKFDAERDSLTYSIARNRVIGQGQYSTTNTESYALYGQGSYKITPQLSLIAGLRFTREHKNFDYTNYVVTPDRQITGTNFSADSSKSWQSTSPKLGFEYAWTPHLNQYAYVAKGFKAGGYDNRAPTQAAAEQAFSPEDVTTWETGLKGDFFDRRLRANLALFYNDYKDLQTNAYDPALGVSLRTNVGQAHTYGVELETLSALTPDLQLTFNLGYLQSQYDDFENASGAGIDANGQQLVYSPRWNTSVGFNYTIPAGLPGTWLAGTDAQFQTKSYANALNDDVQEIPQQTFWNANTRYISGDGHWTTTLSVKNLLDRAYPQAVGYVPASGARYYSINDPRTLLLSVRYDL; encoded by the coding sequence ATGCACGATACCTTCACCTCAAACCGCCTGACGCTGGCCGTTTCGCTGGCCTTGCTCGGGTTGTCGGCCCACGCCGAAGAAGACACCCGGGACGGTGCGCTGGCGGTGGTCACCGTCACCGCCGAACACCGCAGCGAGGATTTGCAGAAAGCGCCCCTGGCGATCTCCGCGTTCGACGAAGCCGCCCTTGAAGACAAGCAGATCAAGAGCATTCGCGATCTTTCCGGACAAGTACCGAACCTGACCCTCAGCCGCCAGTCGATCTCTTACAGCGCGCAGACCTATGGGATTCGTGGCATCGGCGAAACCGACCCGATACAGGAAGCGGCCGTGGCGGTCTACGCCGACGACCTGTACATCCCCAGGGCGATTTCCTCGATGCTCGACTTCAACGATGTCGAACGCGTCGAGGTCTTGCGCGGCCCGCAAGGCACGCTTTATGGACGCAACAGCAGTGCCGGGGCGATCCGCGTGATTACCCGCGATCCGTCCCAGGAAACCCGCGGTTTCTTCGAACTCGGCGCCGGCAACTACAACGCGCAGAACGGCCGCCTGCTGATCAGCGGCCCGCTGGTGGACAACGCCCTGTTCGGCAGCTTCTCGGCCATTCGCCTGACCCGCGACGGCACCGTTTCCAACCCCACCCGCGGCGAAGACGTGAACAACGTCGACATCCAGGCCTACCGAGGCAAGCTTCGCTTCAACCCCATCGATTCGCCGTGGGACGTGCAACTGACGCTGGCCGGTACGTTCGACCGCGGCGATACCACCAGCTACACCCCCTTCGACGCCGACGGCCGCTTCGACAAGTTCAAGAGCTACAGCGGCCTCAACCCGAAGAACCGCCTCGACCAGGGCAGTTCGGTATTGCGGGCGATCTACAGCATCAACGATCACTTGAATTTCAAGTCGGTCACCGCCTACTCCGCCTTCAACCAACCGGTGGACTATGACAACTCCGGCCAGGCGGCCCTGATCCAGCACAGCCTGATCACCTACAAACAGGACTACGCCACCCAGGAGTTCCAGCTCAACGGCGATTACGACGACTTCACCTTCAGCACGGGCCTGTACCTGTACCGGGAAAAATTCGACGCCGAGCGCGACAGCCTGACTTATTCCATCGCGCGTAACCGGGTGATCGGCCAGGGCCAATACAGCACCACCAACACCGAAAGTTATGCGCTGTATGGCCAGGGCAGCTACAAAATCACGCCGCAACTGTCTCTGATCGCCGGGCTGCGGTTCACCCGCGAACACAAGAACTTCGACTACACCAACTACGTCGTCACCCCGGACCGGCAGATCACCGGCACCAACTTCAGCGCCGACTCGAGTAAATCCTGGCAATCCACCAGCCCGAAACTCGGCTTCGAATACGCCTGGACACCCCATCTCAATCAGTACGCCTACGTCGCCAAAGGTTTCAAGGCCGGCGGCTACGACAACCGTGCGCCGACCCAGGCCGCCGCCGAACAGGCGTTCTCACCGGAAGACGTGACCACTTGGGAAACCGGCCTCAAGGGCGACTTCTTCGACCGGCGCCTGCGCGCCAACCTCGCGCTGTTCTACAACGACTACAAAGACCTGCAAACCAATGCCTACGACCCGGCTCTGGGCGTCAGCCTGCGGACCAACGTCGGTCAGGCCCACACCTACGGCGTCGAACTGGAAACCCTGAGCGCGCTGACGCCCGACCTGCAACTGACATTCAACCTCGGCTACCTGCAAAGCCAGTACGACGACTTCGAGAACGCCAGCGGCGCCGGGATCGATGCCAACGGCCAGCAGTTGGTGTACTCACCGCGCTGGAACACCAGCGTCGGCTTCAACTACACCATTCCCGCCGGCCTGCCCGGCACCTGGCTGGCCGGCACCGATGCCCAGTTCCAGACCAAGTCCTATGCCAACGCGCTGAACGACGACGTGCAGGAAATTCCCCAGCAGACCTTCTGGAATGCCAATACCCGCTACATCTCGGGCGACGGCCATTGGACCACCACGCTGTCGGTG